Genomic DNA from Jatrophihabitans endophyticus:
GGACGACCTGTCCACCGGCCACGCCGACGCGGTGCCCCCGGGTGCGGTGTTCCACGAGATGTCGGTCGCGGCCCTGGACCCGGTGCTCGGCGACTGGGACATCGAGGCCGTCGTCCACTTCGCCGCGAAATCGCTGGTGGGGGAGTCGACGACGCTGCCGTCGGCGTACTGGCGCAACAACGTCGTCGGCACGATCGCGCTGCTGGACTCGATGCGCGCCCACGGCGTCGGGCGCATCGTGTTCTCCTCGTCCGCGGCGACCTACGGGCAGCAGGGCGACGAACCGATCCGCGAGGACGCGCCCGCCCGCCCGAGCAGCCCGTACGGCGCGACGAAACTGGCGATCGACCTCGCCCTCACCGACTACGCCCGGGCGTACGGCCTGGCCGCCACGAGCCTGCGCTACTTCAACGTCGCCGGCGCCTTCGAGACCAGCGACGCCGGGTTCTACGGTGAGCGGCACGACACCGAGACCCACCTGATCCCGAACGCGCTCGCGGCCGTCGCCGGGTCGGGCGGTTCGCTGAAGCTGTTCGGCACCGACTACCCGACCCCCGACGGCACGTGCGTGCGGGACTACATCCACGTCATCGACCTGGCCGACGCGCACGTGCGCGCGCTGTCGGCCGGGGAGCCCGGCGAGCACCACGTCGTCAACCTCGGCAGCGGGTCGGGCAGCTCCGTGCGCGAGGTGCTCGACGCCGTCGAGCGGGTGACGGGGACGCCGGTCCCGGTCGAGGAGGGCCCCCGTCGCGCCGGGGACCCGCCGGTGCTCGTCGCCTCGAACCAGAAGGCGGCGGACCTGCTCGGCTGGCACCCGGTCCTGGACCTCACCACGATGGTCGACGACGCCTGGCGCTTCCGCAACGACCGGGCCGGCGAGCCGGCCGAGGACGGCTCGGACGACCTGTCCTGAGGGCGCAGGATGGCCTTCGCGCGACGGACTGTCGCAGGCGGGTCTGGAGTAGCGTCAGCGGGACTGGTCTAATAGCGACGCAGTTCAGGAATCGGGGGATTCTCGCCTCCCGCGCCTCGCGCGGGAAAGCTTCGGTCTGCGCGCGGCGTTTCGGGCGTCATGGCAGCGTGCGGACCGGCACGAGGGAGCGGCGTTGCACCAGACGTGCGCTCCCGGCAGCGCCCTGTGGGGCGGCCCCGAATGGCGGCGCGGGGCGGACTGTCACACCGTTCCCCCCGGCGTGGAGTGGCTCCGCGTCGCCAGCCCGAACTTAGCACGTTCTTCACGTGACACGGTGTCAAAGTGTCTGCCGCCCGATTTGTCGGGCCGTTGGTCCCTGTTCTCGGCGTGTCGTCACCCAATAGTCGCGTCACGTTTGGCTTAGCCGCCAAACCCCGATATAACAGAAGCGACGCCGTGACGTACGCGAGCTGGGGGGCTCGCGGCACCGGGGTCACGAATCGGGGGATTCATGTCTTTGGGTGACCTCACGGTCACCGACGGGGGATTGCGCACGCTTCTCGGCCGCAGGCCGCGGGCTGCGCACGCGCCGTCGGTCGGGACCGATGACCGCAGCACAGACCACGGGCGCGCGCTCACCGTCGTGAGCGAGGACGTCACGTCCATCTCGACCGGCGACTGGTCGGCGACCCGCGCCGAACGCACGGCGAGCGCGTCGACCGGCTGGCGCCGGAACTACCAGCTGACCCTGCTCGGCCTCGACTTCGGCGCCGCGGCCGTCGCGATCCTGCTCGCCTGGGTCATGCGCTTCCCCGGCTTCGGCGCGCTGGACACCACCAACCTGCTCTTCGCCGGCGCCCTGCCCTTCGCGTGGGTCGCGGCGGTCGGCCTGAACGGGGCGTACGAGGGTCGCTTCGTCGGGGTCGGCAGCGCCGAGTTCGATCGCGTCTTCCGCGCCTTCCTGTACCTGTCCGTGCTCTCGGGCCTGGTGCTCTACACCTTCCAGATGCCGGTCGCCCGCGGTCTCGCGCTGCCTGCGTTCGGCCTTGCCCTCGTCCTCGACGTCACCGCGCGGTACTCGGCGCGCAAGGTGCTGCACCGCCGGCGGCGCCACGGCGCGTCGATGATCGACGTCGTCGCCGTGGGCGGCCTGGGTTCGCTCGCCTCGTTCGCCACGATGCTGCGCCGCGACGAGCACGCCGGGATGCGTGTCGTCGGCGCGTGCCTGTCGTCGACGGGCGAGGGCGACGACGCCTCGCAGCAGGAGCTGCGGACCCTCGGCATCCCCGTCCTGGGTGACGTGGACTCGATCCTCGACGCCGTCCGCGCGAGCGGGGCGCACTCCGTCGCCGTGCTCTCCGGTGACGTCAGCCCGGAGAAGCTGCGGTGGATCTCGTGGCAGCTCGAGGGCTCGGACATCGACCTGGTCGTGTCGCCGGGCCTGGCCGACTTCGGTGGGGGCCGGCTGCACATCCAGCCCGTCGCCGGCCTGCCGCTGCTGCACATCGAGAAGCCGAAGTTCGGCGGCATCGGCCGGGCGATGAAGGGTGGTTTCGACCGCCTGGTCGCCGCGACCGCGTTGCTGCTGCTCGCCCCCGTGCTCGTCGGCGTCGGCCTCGCGGTCCGGTTGACCAGCCGCGGCCCGGCGCTGTTCCGCCAGACCCGGGTGGGCCGCGACGGCCGCGAGTTCACGATGTTCAAGTTCCGCTCGATGGTCGTCGACGCCGAGGTCCACCGCGACGACCTGCTCGAGTCGAACGAGTCCGACGGGCTGCTGTTCAAGATCCGCGCCGATCCGCGCGTCACCCGGGTGGGGCGGGTCCTGCGTCGCTTCTCGCTGGACGAGCTGCCCCAGCTGATCAACGTGCTCACCGGTTCCATGTCGCTCGTCGGCCCGCGGCCGCCGCTGCCGGTCGAGGTCGCGGCCTACGGCGACCACGTCAAGCGCCGCCTGCTCGTCAAGCCCGGTCTCACCGGTCTCTGGCAGGTCAGTGGTCGCAGCGACCTCTCGTGGGACGAGTCGGTCCGGCTCGACCTGCGCTACGTCGAGGACTGGTCGCTGTCGCTGGACATGATCGTGCTCTGGAAGACCGCCCGGGCGGTCCTGAAGGCGGACGGGGCGTACTGATGTCGTTTCTGCAGCCGGCCGCCGAGGGCGGCGACGGACGGGTCGGGCGGGTCGGTTACGTCCCCGGCGTGTTCGACATGTTCCACGTCGGCCACCTGAACGTCCTGAAGAACGCGCGACTGGCGTGCGATCACCTCATCGCGGGCGTGGTCTCCGACGAGCTGTCGTTGCGCAACAAGAACAAGACGCCGATCGTGCCGCTCGTCGAGCGGCTGGAGATCGTCAGGAGCATCCGCTACGTCGACGAGGTCGTCGAGGAGGACGTGCCGGAGAAGCTCGACATGTGGCGGCGGCTGCGCTTCGACGTGATCATCAAGGGCGACGACTGGCGCGGCACCGCGAAGGGGAACAAGCTCGAAGCCGACTTCGCGTCGGTCGGGGTCGAGGTCGTGTACCTGCCCTACACGCTGCAGACGTCGAGCACGATGCTGCGTCAGGCGCTTGACAGCCGCCTCCGCAACGATGCTTGATCTGCGTGTGGCCGAACCGGTAACCCGTCACCGCGACGTCGTCGCTTCGCTGCGGCGGGTGGGCAAGAGCAGTGAGGGCGTCCCGGGCTACTCGCGATGGGTCAACCGCAGCCTCGGCCGGCATCTCGCCGCCCTGGCGTTCCGGGTGGGGCTGACGCCGAATCAGGTCACGGTGCTGAGCGGCGTGTGCACGCTGAGCGCGATCGCGGGCATCGCCACCGTGCGCCCCACCGCGGTGTCCGGTGTGGTGGTCGCGGTCGTGCTGCTCCTCGGTTACGCACTGGACTCGGCCGACGGCCAGCTCGCCCGGCTGCGCGGCGGGGGCAGCCCGGCCGGCGAGTGGACCGACCATGTCGTCGACGCGCTCAAGAACGCGACGATCCACCTCGCGGTCGCCGTGTGCTGGTTCCGGTTCTACGACCTCGACCACCCGGGCTACCTGCTGATCCCCCTCGGGTTCTCCGCGGTCGCGACGACGTTCTTCATGGGCCTCGTGCTGGCCGACCTGCTCCGGCGCATCAACTTCCAACGCCAGGGCATCGTCGGGTCGGCGGTACCGAACATGAATCCGGACCAGCACGCCCCCTTCCTGCGGTCGATCGTCGTGCTGCCCAACGACTACGGCGTGTTCTGCCTGGCCATGACGGTGCTGGCGAGCCACCTGGTGTTCGGCGTCGTCTACTCCCTGCTCTTCGCAGCGAACGCCGTCTTCCTCGTCGTCGGCGCTTACCGCTGGTTCCACGAGATGCGCGCCCTGTCGGCGTGACCGTGCTGGTCAACAACTTAACTTTGAGCTAACATCGAGCCTCGGGATGAGCCGTCCTGACCGTGCCGATTCACGGGGCCGGCATTCCGCCGGCGGCGAGGCCGCCGGCGTCCACAAGTCGAGTTCGGGGGAACAAGATGGTCGATCGTGTTGACGTGCTGGTGACCGGCGCGGGCGGGTTCATCGGAGGTCACCTGACCGCGGATCTGCTGCGTCAGGGCTACTCGGTCCGGGCGGTCGACAAGAAGCCGCTCGACGAGTGGTCGCAGATCGCACCCGCGGCCGATTCCCGCGTGCTGGACGTCTCGCTGCTCGAGCACGCGCGGGAGGCCGTGGCCGGTTCGACGACGGTGTACAACCTGGCCGCGGACATGGGCGGCATGGGGTTCATCGAGCGCCACAAGGCCGAGTGCATGCTGTCGGTGCTCATCAGCACGCACGTGCTGATGGCCGCGCACGAGTTCGACGTCGAGCGCTACTTCTACTCGTCGTCGGCCTGCGTCTACGCCGCCGGGCACCAGACGTCGCCCGACGTCGTGCCGCTGCGCGAGGAGGACGCCTACCCCGCCGACGCCGAGGACGGCTACGGCTGGGAGAAGCTGTTCAGCGAGCGCATGTGCCGGCACTACCTCGAGGACTTCGGTGTCGAGACCCGGGTCGCCCGCTTCCACAACGTGTACGGCCCGATCGGCACGTGGACCGGCGGCCGTGAGAAGGCGCCGGCGGCGATCTGCCGCAAGGTCGCGACGGCCGTGCTGACCGGTGACCACTCCATCGACATCTGGGGCGACGGCAACCAGACGCGCAGCTTCATGTACATCGACGACTGCGTCGCGGGGAGCCAGTTGATCCTGCGAGGCGACGACCCGCGTCCGGTCAACCTCGGCAGCGCCGAGCTGGTCTCCATCAACGGTCTCGTCGACATCGTCGAGAAGATCGCCGGCGTCGAGCTCGAGCGCCGCTACGACCTGTCCGCGCCGCAGGGCGTCCGGGGCCGCAGCAGCGACAACACCGAGATCGTCGCCCGCTACGGCTGGGAGCCCTCGATCACGCTGCTCGACGGCATGACGCGCACGTACGAGTGGGTGCACGAGCAGGTGACGCGGAGCATGCAGACCGCGGGTGTCTGAGCGCCTCGTGACCGATCAGGATTGCGACGGCGCGCGGTCGACGCTCGCGCGGTTCGAGGTGCTGGGCGTGGAGGTGACAGCCGCCTCCATGTCCAGCGCCACCGAGCAGATCTTCGCGTGGGTCGACGCGGGACGGCGTGCCTACGTGTGCGTGTCGGACACCAACGGGCTCGTCAACGCCGCCGCGGATCCCGAGCTGCTCTCGGTCTACAACGGCTCGGGGATGACACTGCCCGACGGCATGCCCCTCGTGTGGGCCGGCAAGCGTGCCGGGTTCTCGGACATGACCCGGGTGTGCGGCCCGGACCTGCTGCCCGAGACGCTGC
This window encodes:
- a CDS encoding sugar transferase, producing the protein MSEDVTSISTGDWSATRAERTASASTGWRRNYQLTLLGLDFGAAAVAILLAWVMRFPGFGALDTTNLLFAGALPFAWVAAVGLNGAYEGRFVGVGSAEFDRVFRAFLYLSVLSGLVLYTFQMPVARGLALPAFGLALVLDVTARYSARKVLHRRRRHGASMIDVVAVGGLGSLASFATMLRRDEHAGMRVVGACLSSTGEGDDASQQELRTLGIPVLGDVDSILDAVRASGAHSVAVLSGDVSPEKLRWISWQLEGSDIDLVVSPGLADFGGGRLHIQPVAGLPLLHIEKPKFGGIGRAMKGGFDRLVAATALLLLAPVLVGVGLAVRLTSRGPALFRQTRVGRDGREFTMFKFRSMVVDAEVHRDDLLESNESDGLLFKIRADPRVTRVGRVLRRFSLDELPQLINVLTGSMSLVGPRPPLPVEVAAYGDHVKRRLLVKPGLTGLWQVSGRSDLSWDESVRLDLRYVEDWSLSLDMIVLWKTARAVLKADGAY
- a CDS encoding CDP-alcohol phosphatidyltransferase family protein, with the protein product MGKSSEGVPGYSRWVNRSLGRHLAALAFRVGLTPNQVTVLSGVCTLSAIAGIATVRPTAVSGVVVAVVLLLGYALDSADGQLARLRGGGSPAGEWTDHVVDALKNATIHLAVAVCWFRFYDLDHPGYLLIPLGFSAVATTFFMGLVLADLLRRINFQRQGIVGSAVPNMNPDQHAPFLRSIVVLPNDYGVFCLAMTVLASHLVFGVVYSLLFAANAVFLVVGAYRWFHEMRALSA
- a CDS encoding adenylyltransferase/cytidyltransferase family protein yields the protein MSFLQPAAEGGDGRVGRVGYVPGVFDMFHVGHLNVLKNARLACDHLIAGVVSDELSLRNKNKTPIVPLVERLEIVRSIRYVDEVVEEDVPEKLDMWRRLRFDVIIKGDDWRGTAKGNKLEADFASVGVEVVYLPYTLQTSSTMLRQALDSRLRNDA
- a CDS encoding NAD-dependent epimerase/dehydratase family protein; amino-acid sequence: MVDRVDVLVTGAGGFIGGHLTADLLRQGYSVRAVDKKPLDEWSQIAPAADSRVLDVSLLEHAREAVAGSTTVYNLAADMGGMGFIERHKAECMLSVLISTHVLMAAHEFDVERYFYSSSACVYAAGHQTSPDVVPLREEDAYPADAEDGYGWEKLFSERMCRHYLEDFGVETRVARFHNVYGPIGTWTGGREKAPAAICRKVATAVLTGDHSIDIWGDGNQTRSFMYIDDCVAGSQLILRGDDPRPVNLGSAELVSINGLVDIVEKIAGVELERRYDLSAPQGVRGRSSDNTEIVARYGWEPSITLLDGMTRTYEWVHEQVTRSMQTAGV
- the galE gene encoding UDP-glucose 4-epimerase GalE, translated to MRVLVTGGAGYIGSVVAARLIADGHEVVVVDDLSTGHADAVPPGAVFHEMSVAALDPVLGDWDIEAVVHFAAKSLVGESTTLPSAYWRNNVVGTIALLDSMRAHGVGRIVFSSSAATYGQQGDEPIREDAPARPSSPYGATKLAIDLALTDYARAYGLAATSLRYFNVAGAFETSDAGFYGERHDTETHLIPNALAAVAGSGGSLKLFGTDYPTPDGTCVRDYIHVIDLADAHVRALSAGEPGEHHVVNLGSGSGSSVREVLDAVERVTGTPVPVEEGPRRAGDPPVLVASNQKAADLLGWHPVLDLTTMVDDAWRFRNDRAGEPAEDGSDDLS